In Bernardetia litoralis DSM 6794, the genomic window CAATATGTATTTGTAGGGAAAACGGCTTGCCTTTTCCTAAACTACTATTAATTAAGCAAATACATTTTCAAATAATAAATGCAATTAGTTTACAATTTATCACTAATAATTTATCATTAAAAATTAATTATTCATTTTCTTCAAAATGCTTCCAACCTTGTGCTTTTATATCCATTAATTGTTCTGAGTTCATAACGACTTTTACACCTTTTTCAGCTTCGTGAATGTAACCTATTAAATGAACATCTACTATTTTTTCAATCTTTTGTAAATCTTCTTGTTTGATAGTAAATAAAAGTTCGTAATCTTCGCCACCATTTAAAGCACAAGTCAGAGGACTTAGTTTTAATTCTTCAGCTGCTGTTACGGCTGTTTGCTCATCAATAGGAATATTTTTTTCATACATCATTGCTCCTACATTTGACTGGCGACAAATATGATGAATTTCAGAAGCCAATCCATCCGAAATATCCATCATTGAAGTAGGCAAAATTCCGTGTTCTTCTAGCTCATAAATAATATCCATACGAGCCTTTGGTTTTAATTGTCTTTCCATTACATGCTCCAAATTATCCAATTTTGGTTGTGCTTCTGGCGCATCAATAAAAACTCTTTTTTCTCTTTCCAAAATCTGTAAACCCACAAAAGCAGCTCCTAAATCACCTGTAACACACAAAACATCTCCTTTTTTGGCTGTATTGCGATAAACAATTTTTTTAGGACTTGCCTGTCCAAGTGCCGTAATTGAAATAACCAATCCTTTTGGAGAAGAAGTTGTATCTCCTCCCACCAAATCAATTCCATAATCTTCACATGCAAACTTTACACCTTCATAAAACTCATCAACTGCCTCAACTGAAAAACGATTACTAAGCGCAAGACTAACCGTAATTTGATGAGGAATTCCATTCATGGCAGCAATATCAGATACATTTACAGAAACAGCTTTATATCCCAAATGCTTTAAAGGTGTGTACGACAAATCAAAATGAATTCCTTCAACAAGCATATCAGTCGAAACTAAAAGCTGTTTGTCCTCTTCAATTTTTATAACGGCTGCATCATCAGCAATTCCTTTTTTAGAAGTCTTTTTTTGT contains:
- the thiL gene encoding thiamine-phosphate kinase; this encodes MRTEINKLGEFGLIERIAANFPLQKKTSKKGIADDAAVIKIEEDKQLLVSTDMLVEGIHFDLSYTPLKHLGYKAVSVNVSDIAAMNGIPHQITVSLALSNRFSVEAVDEFYEGVKFACEDYGIDLVGGDTTSSPKGLVISITALGQASPKKIVYRNTAKKGDVLCVTGDLGAAFVGLQILEREKRVFIDAPEAQPKLDNLEHVMERQLKPKARMDIIYELEEHGILPTSMMDISDGLASEIHHICRQSNVGAMMYEKNIPIDEQTAVTAAEELKLSPLTCALNGGEDYELLFTIKQEDLQKIEKIVDVHLIGYIHEAEKGVKVVMNSEQLMDIKAQGWKHFEENE